The genomic segment ATAATAAACCATCCGAGTGATGCATCTTTATCGTCTGCGCCAAGTCTCTTGGACATTTCTGCACCATCTTTGCCGCGCAAACACATAAACCAATGGCTAAGAATTCGAGCAATGTCATGGCGGAAATAGAGCAATACAGCACTTTCAGTACCAAGTTGGATGATTGCTGTAAATGCCGCTCCTGGATCTTGTCCAAGTAAAGCCCCTGCTATACGTATATGCGCACTTGAAGAAACAGGCAGAAATTCGGTGAGACCCTGAATGATTCCCATTAGTATCGCTTCGAAGAAATTCATAAACCCTCGTATTACTCATGTGTTTAACACAGATGTTGTTATCTGCGCATGCATAACCTTCATTAGAGTAGCGAAATTCCAGGAACTTTGGCGTATCGACCGGCTTGTCGCGCAGAATGCCCACAATGGGTAAGTGCTACAACACAGCAGAATAGTCAAACAACTGCTCTGGCTCCGCAGTTGAGTTGGGAGATGTTATGGAACAGTACAGGAAATCCAGGGCTCACTCCCCTCACGGGTTCTTTGAGTGTGAGGGCCGTGGCCTGAAATGGTTGCGTGAAGCCTATGGGCATGGTGGTCCACGTGTGGTCGAAGTTTTCGGTTGGGGTGACGATTACCTTGATATTGAGCGTGTCAATTCCTCATCTCCTACGCCTAAGGCTGCATATGATTTTGGGGCAGCTTTAGCGCATCTACACGATTTTGGCGCGGACTATTTTGGTGAGGCACCAGCAGGATATTCTGGTACTTGTTACTTTGGTCCTTTGCAAGATCCTGTTCCTATGGATACTGGCAATTGGACAACTGCTGAAGAATACTTCGCTCAAGGTCGTTTACTGCCGATGGTGGAGCTAGGTATCCAGCGTGGGTCTCTTAATCAGTCTGACATGAGCATGACGCAAGACATCGTATCTGCATTGCCTGAGTTGCTAGGCCCAGCAGCCTCAGATTCGCCTGCACGTATACATGGTGATTTATGGAGCGGCAACGTCATGTGGACTGCCGATCAGGGTCGTAGTGAAGCTGTGCTCATCGATCCAGCTGCACATGGTGGGCATCGAGAAGAAGATCTAGCCATGCTGCACCTTTTCGGTATGTCATATCTCTCTAACATCATCGATGGCTATCAGTCCGTCCACCAACTTGCTCAGGGATTTGCAGATAGATACACTCTCTGGCAGCTTTATCCGATTGCAGGTCATTGTGTCTTCTTCGGTGGTGGCTATGTCAGCGAATACCGTTCAATGTGCCGCTCACTGCTGAGGCGTTAAGCGTACAGCACTGTGTGCTGTACGTAGACTCGGTGAGCAGCCGCAAAGGCTGCGCGAAGGTAATCGCTTCGGCGATTACAAAGGCTGCGAAGAAGCGCGCAGCGCTTGCCACACGTCGCAACCACCCAACGTACATTTCTATAGTTTTAAGCAATTTCTATAGTTTTAAGCGAAGTGAGCCACCGCAAAGGCAACCATCTGCTAAGCCTTGAAAGTGTGCCATGCAGCACGAGAAGACAGCAAATCAGCATGCTTCTCGTGCTGCTTGGCACAGTTGCTGCGGAGAGACCCGACTGCGCCGTCTATCTCGAACGCCTAGCTGAGCGCATCCTTCAAACGGTTAAAGAATCCCTTGCGGTTTTGCGGTGCTGGTTTGGAAGCTTGTGCTGTATGCGTGGCTTCGCTGTCATGTGATTTGCTGAAGGAAAGCATGAGCTTCTGTTCGGAGTCTTTCAGCTTCGTTGGAATTTCGACTGCTACGTGGGCTATGAGTTCGCCTCGCTCCCCTGGCGTGCGCAGCTTGGTGACGCCTAATCCTTTAAGCGTGATGGTGTCGTCGGGCTGGCAGCCTTCTGGTATTTCCAGTGATTGAGGCCCATCGAAGGTTTCTATCGTGATGTTGTGTCCAAGAACTGCCCAACTCATAGGAACCTTAATCCAACAATGCAAATCATCACCCTCACGAGAGAAATCGTGATTTTTGGCGATTCTTATGTCTACATAGAGATCTCCAGCTGCGCCCCCACCTTCGCCAACTTCACCCTGTGAAGCCAACCTGAGTCGTGAGTCATCCGCAATGCCTGCTGGAATTGATACCCCGATGGTACGTTTGCTCCGTACTCGTCCTTTACCGAAGCATGAAGGACATGGATGCTCGATAACTGTGCCGTGCCCTTCGCAACGCTCACATGGAGCTGTGGTCATCATTTGGCCGAGCATTGTACGAACAACTTTTTGCACAAATCCCTGTCCATGACAATCGGGGCAGGTGACTGCACTGGTATCTTTTTCAGCTCCTGAACCTGAACATTCAGGGCATAAACCATAGGTATTGATCGTTGTCTGAGCTGTGCCGCCAAATACCGCTGTTTTCAAATCTATAGTCATCTTTGTTAGAGCATCTCTACCTGCTTGTGTGCGAGGTATGGGACCTTGAGAAGCTCCTCCCCCGAAGCCGCCACCGAAGAATTGGCCAAACACATCCGAAAATCCTTCAAATCCTGAGGCTCCACCGAATCCTGAAGCACCTGGGTTATTAGGATCGACACCCTGGTCGTACATCCGGCGCTTCTGGCTATCAGAAAGAACCTCATAGGCGCTGTTGACTTCCTTAAATTTCTCCTCAAATTCAGCACCGGCGATATCTGGGTGATATTTTCGGCTCATCTTGCGATAGGCACGTTTAATTTCGTCCTCACTCGCGTCTTTGCTGATGCCCAAAACCTCATAATAGTCTGCCACTGATGACTCTTTCTGTGTGTTCAGATTGTTTCTCGTTCTTATTTAATGACGTGTTGCAAACTTGTCTATTGTTATGCCAGCTAGAGACCGCAAGTACCAGCATGCAATGCAACTTGAAGTCTCAAGCGTCCCTAACCATCGGCGAATATATTACAACTCATCGTCACCGCTCTCGTTGGCCAGCAGCGCTGTCAAATAATGAGCAACAGCATGAACGGCCGCCATAGTAGTCGCGTAATTCATGTGTGTAGGGCCTATTGAGCCCACAAACGCCACAGGTCCGCTGTGATTTGTTTTTCTTGGACTCACGCTCGTTGAATCAACAGTAGTGGTACTAGAGTTACGAGATGCTGTTGCGTTAGGTGTAAATTCCTGACTACTAGCTGATGTCTCTGCCTGAGAGTTGTCGCCAACTATTCCAGAAGCGGAACCATATCCGCTAGCTACCACCGAAGCGTGTAAGAAGCCCGGATTATGTGTTTCAGAACCAATTGCAACGCTTACTCCGGATGTCTGTGAAACTTCGCTCAATGTACTCATCAACTTCATCAACACCACTTGCTCTTCAAGAGCATCAAATAGGGGGGCAAGATCGTCAAGATTCACTGCCTGTTGATGTGTGAGTTGTGAGGTCCCTGCCATATAAAGGTTGCTAGCTTGCTCTTGAGAAGCCATTCCTTCCAACTCATCAGCAAGTCTTTCTGTAAGTGCATGGACTGGTCTGAACTTCGCACTAATGCCTAGTTGGCGTATGTCGTCGCCTGAACTAGACAATGTGACACCTGTGTTCCTGGCATTAATTACTTGAGAAAGCTCGTCAATTACTCGCTGACTTATAGGTGTATTGCAACGGATACTGCGCTGTGCCACTCTTCCAGTGTCTGTGATGACTACAACCATCAAAGTAAGTGAGGTAAGTGGGATGATTTCCAGTCTCCGTAAGGTTGACTTCGCTAACGACGGTGATGCCACCACAGCGACTTGACCAGTTATTTGAGCGAGCAGTCTAGCTGAGCGTTGAAGGGTGTCCTCTAAATTCACTGATCCAGCTAGGAAGGATTCGATGCCTCGTCGTTGCGCAACTGACAACGGTACAACAGTTGCCAGCTTGTCTACGAAATAGCGATAACCCTTTTCTGTTGGAATTCTGCCTGCTGAGGTATGCGGTTGTATCAGGAAACCTTCATCCTCGAGTGTTGCCATGTCATTACGAACCGTTGCAGAGCTCACACCAAGATTATGGTCCTTAGTGAGAGTGCCTGAGCCAACAGGTTCTTGTGAACGAATATAATCTTCCACAACAGCCCGTAGCACCAGCATGCGTCTATTATTCGTCATGCACGCCTC from the Bifidobacterium sp. genome contains:
- the dnaJ gene encoding molecular chaperone DnaJ, which translates into the protein MADYYEVLGISKDASEDEIKRAYRKMSRKYHPDIAGAEFEEKFKEVNSAYEVLSDSQKRRMYDQGVDPNNPGASGFGGASGFEGFSDVFGQFFGGGFGGGASQGPIPRTQAGRDALTKMTIDLKTAVFGGTAQTTINTYGLCPECSGSGAEKDTSAVTCPDCHGQGFVQKVVRTMLGQMMTTAPCERCEGHGTVIEHPCPSCFGKGRVRSKRTIGVSIPAGIADDSRLRLASQGEVGEGGGAAGDLYVDIRIAKNHDFSREGDDLHCWIKVPMSWAVLGHNITIETFDGPQSLEIPEGCQPDDTITLKGLGVTKLRTPGERGELIAHVAVEIPTKLKDSEQKLMLSFSKSHDSEATHTAQASKPAPQNRKGFFNRLKDALS
- a CDS encoding fructosamine kinase family protein, with translation MEQYRKSRAHSPHGFFECEGRGLKWLREAYGHGGPRVVEVFGWGDDYLDIERVNSSSPTPKAAYDFGAALAHLHDFGADYFGEAPAGYSGTCYFGPLQDPVPMDTGNWTTAEEYFAQGRLLPMVELGIQRGSLNQSDMSMTQDIVSALPELLGPAASDSPARIHGDLWSGNVMWTADQGRSEAVLIDPAAHGGHREEDLAMLHLFGMSYLSNIIDGYQSVHQLAQGFADRYTLWQLYPIAGHCVFFGGGYVSEYRSMCRSLLRR
- the hrcA gene encoding heat-inducible transcriptional repressor HrcA, which translates into the protein MTNNRRMLVLRAVVEDYIRSQEPVGSGTLTKDHNLGVSSATVRNDMATLEDEGFLIQPHTSAGRIPTEKGYRYFVDKLATVVPLSVAQRRGIESFLAGSVNLEDTLQRSARLLAQITGQVAVVASPSLAKSTLRRLEIIPLTSLTLMVVVITDTGRVAQRSIRCNTPISQRVIDELSQVINARNTGVTLSSSGDDIRQLGISAKFRPVHALTERLADELEGMASQEQASNLYMAGTSQLTHQQAVNLDDLAPLFDALEEQVVLMKLMSTLSEVSQTSGVSVAIGSETHNPGFLHASVVASGYGSASGIVGDNSQAETSASSQEFTPNATASRNSSTTTVDSTSVSPRKTNHSGPVAFVGSIGPTHMNYATTMAAVHAVAHYLTALLANESGDDEL